In Ptiloglossa arizonensis isolate GNS036 chromosome 6, iyPtiAriz1_principal, whole genome shotgun sequence, the DNA window TTGTTGAAAGTCGAGGAAAGGGATTTTGTTTGGAGATAACCAGCTTCTTATGTTGATGAGATATGTAACCTTTAATTTTTCCTTCATATATTAAATTTGCAACAATGCACTCTACTTCATCCATATCCACATCATCAATTTTATGCATCTGTAGAGCCAAAAACAAACTTTGAACAGGAATCTGATGTATATTTAATACTAAAtatacttttttaaataaatttctataagctattattttcaatttttccacaatTAAATATATTCCTGCTCCTATAAAAAATGATTCATGTTTTTCCATCACTTTCTCAAGATTACGTAAATCTCCTTTTTTTACAGCTTCCATTAATTCCCAAAATTCCATTAAATTATACTTTTGTAATAAGCTATGTTTTGGCATGTATCCTAGTAACATCTTTACTGGTACAAGATATGTCAAAATTAATCGTTTGTTTTTTGATGATTGTTTATGACAATGTTCAAATGCATAAGTCAAGTATTCATCAgctgaaaaattattacaatagtCAATAAACAAATTATGGATTAAAATGTAAAGATTCCTGTATCACTTTTAATAAGTAATACTTACCAGCTTTGTAATCACTATCAAACATTGCCTTACGACCTACAAAGAACTTATAAGTAATTTGTTGTGCTAATGCAAAGTGTGCTTTGTATGGAGATGATTCTATTGCTCTTATTAAAGGTTTACATAGatgtaatttattaattctAAAGTAAATCTTTAATAACTGATTAACTAATGTTAACATTCCCCATCTTTTTGTATCATCTTCTGAACTGCGATTATCGCAAGCACATACTCGAAAACAGCCCATGAGACAATCTGCACACTTTTCTAAGATTTCTCCAGGTTTCATACTTTTGTTGCTTTTTGTATTTTCAGCACATACTGCTAATAGTCTCAATTCTAAACACATTACATTCATAACAGGTAACATccagttttcttctttttgcatTTGAAGGATCTTTGTTAAAGACTGTACTGCAGAACTTTGATAAATATACATAGCTAATGGATCATCCTTGTTCATTGCTACTATAGTtctacaattataaatattataatgtttGGTTAAATAGTATTCATAATAGTTATAGTAACAATTTGAAATGAATCATTTGGTTACTTTAAATGGTAAAGTACTAGGTCATCGAGAGGAGCATATAAATGTTCCATTACTTTTGTCATTGTAGTTTCAGATACTATTTGAGGAATTGAGACATGACTATGTCTCAGAGACAATAAAtccttgaaaaaaaaagttatttatagtttactatttgaatttttatgtaatttctcactttaataaaaatatatattatttaccgCTAAAGAATCTCCATCCTGATTTAACCACATACGTCTGACCTATTCAAAACATAACCTCAAATTAAATATCTTTTATTtatgttattaaatttaataataaattacctGTATTATGTATAAATCCATAATAATGTCAATATGTTGatctattaataatttattttaaaggtTTATTCTTGCAGTCGCAATTTGATAACAAGAATGTTTTTAAACATTACTGCAACTCTATAATATGAATTCAAaaaaactattccttaattcaaCAGATATTCCACTAGTCTGCACTAGTTCTCTCATtgctatatatgtatatctatgAACATGTATATAATCTTGAGGActactatttatttaatttattacatttctATATAATCATTAAacatataaatgaataaaaaaggaaataaacaaaatataaatttaaataaatctatattatttatatatctaaGTTTtaccttcaaaattattttgatatctgcataaaattaagaaacgaatattttaatattttcaataatataaaTGATTAAATCACGTATTTAGTCAAAAAGTAATGAATATTAAATCTGAAGAATTTTAATTGAAGATGATCCTTAAATTGGTTTGTTATAAAAATCTAGAAAGTTTGTGATTTTGTAGTTAGCGAACCTGAGATTTCTAGTATAAAATTGGCTAGCCGTATGGAGCCTGATAAAGCATAGAGGCGGTGCTGCTGTATTAGGGAGGGGGGCCCGCGGTCACGTGACCGAGCTGCGTTTTGAGCGCACTAACCAGGTACGAGTAAATTCGTTGTTTTTTTCGTGGTTTTTCGCGCGCCACGGCCGAAAAAGCCGAGGCGTCGTGAATTTCGCTTGATTCTGACTCCGAACGTGTCCTCCGAGTACGCAAACAACGCTTATAATAACTGTGAGTtacttgcgaatactttgacTCGATCGTCTTACGGAGATCTATCGATGCTCCACCGCGGCGATGGTTGACAAGCCTTCCTCGCAAAACCAGAAATGGCGTCTACCGTGCACATGGTCTGCAGAAAATATTCCACATCAACTTTATTGTACCGATTCAGGAATATAACAAAACCCACACGACCAATTTCTTTATCATCCATTTGAAGAATTTTCACAACTCGCTTGCGAACAACAACGCAACGGTCAAAGTGTTTTTTGTGATGCGCCCGATAATCCTCCTTCGTCATATTCTCACCGCGCACGTCaaaatttgtcttttttttttgttacttcgTCATCCTTCGAAAGCTTTTGTGTTGCAAAAAATCCACAAAACTTTCGGTTTTCTTGGTGAGCCTCGTCTTTTGTACTAAGCGACTTAATCCTCTGGAATTTCGCAAAATTCGCAAATAAGGTTTAGATCATTCCGCATATCGCCCTGACgcttagttattcgttcatcTTCTAGACAACCGTTTTAGGAAAAACGTGATTATTTTAAGAAATACTTGCCAAATTGTCTGATTTTGGATTTCTCGTTACTAGTCGACCCTAACCTTTTCATCTCTTCTCAATGCGCGacgattaaattatattttggaaTTATTCTTATAGATTTCATGTTGGTTTTGTTATTACAAATCTTCTCACATGTTTCCATATTCACATTTTAATATTATAGTTGATATATACTTTATGATCTTGCATATACGTTTAAGTGCCAATTGTTTTTCTTATTTAggttatttttaatacaaatctATTTCATAATTATTACATATTTGGATAAAGTGTACATtctaaaattatcaaaattacaCAATATAAATTCTCTTTTTAAATTAGTTcattaaaatgtataattttgatAAAGGTTATTTGTACTGATACATAATTATGATTGTGTATTGCTAATTATTTGTGACCATGGTATATACACAAATAACTTTcatataattttttttgtaaacattgcatttttttaatgtatttaattatatGTGGAAGTAATGCGATTATATTTCCTTtgataaagaaaatataataacaatttgtattcttttgtaattttaatttgatTCCATTTGTTACTTTATAATGATATCAAAAAGTTTATTTTAGTACAATCTTAATGCAACATTTAATACATTACTAACATTTAGTTATATTAAGTTAATTATATCATGTGTTTAGTAAAAATTGTATTGAATCAACgtcttttataaataaattaagacagttgtgaattttattttttattatttaaaatcaagAACATTAATTCCTTATACTTTAGTATATCTTTTGTTAATTCTTTGTAAGGTATATTCtacaattgtaaattattaGTTACATTTAATGATTTGTTTTATATATCAATGATCgataatgaaatataattaagacatatatataattgtatataaaCTTCTATAATATAAAAGTTATATTTTGCAGTAATTGCAAATATACATGttatttaaatgaaacaaatttatatgtaatttaaaattctaagaaatatgtataattcTCATAGAAATACATATCACATATATTACAAGAAATACAATcattgtttaattttcaatttttaaaacaatttttgtataaataaatgtaatgtaataaatgtgtttattattatatgttatattgtattaacttgaaatatttaattatattaaaggtacacaattaaatttttgttttgttACAGACTGTAAATAGAGAGTGTATATAGTGTGATAGGTGAGTGATATAGGTGTGTGGGATTTTAGTTGGCAATGAGTTCAAGCAACAAATCGGTGTCCTCCGGCGGGAAGGGCACCAACAAAAACAAATCTTCACAACAACATGGGAAATCAGATCATCAAACTAAATCATCGGATTCAACAAAACATGAAAAGGTACAGgtcagtaggtgtagtttattgcttgattattattagtattattggCTTTTATTTAGCTTTTTAATATCTTGTAACAAggaattctttattaaaaactATGGCGTTTTAGCCAAACACTGTTCAGACGCGGCATGCACAAATCATTGACACTAGAATGGGCAGTGGTGAAGATCCTATTTTGAAGGAACGTATAAAGCAGGTCATGGATATGACTAGACGCTCAGAAGATGAAGTTGTCATGGCTTTGCATGATAGTGATGGAGATTTAGACCGTGCTGTTAATGATCTTTTGGAAGGAGTAAAAACAGAATgggaagtaaaaaagaaaaagcctCGTCAACCTAGTGGTTCCAAACAAAATATGGATACTTCTGCTGGTCAGGATGAAGGTGGTGATTGGGATGAACGACGTAATCAACGGGGGGGTGGTCCTCCGCGTATGCGAGGACGTGCTAATCATGATAATCGTGGATGTAAGTTAAGAAATGTGTTACATATTCAATAGTATTATAGCATATCAtgaatattgtatatataaataaacttttatttagGGCGCGGTCGAGAAAATAAAGAGAATGAAAGGAATATGGAGGATGGTGTCCGTGATGGCAGCTATAGTGGTAACAGAAGAGGGAGAGGCGGTCCTGGTAGACCTGGTCGAGGAGGACGAGGTGGAGGGAGAGGACTTGGTCCACGAACATTTGCTAATCGTAATGATCCATCATCAACTTCATCGCCTCATAATTTTAATCGATCAATTGATACATGGACAGGTAATGATGATCAACAACAAACTGTTCAAGAACCAAAGATGGGTAAGCTCTCTCATAAATTCTAGTTATTAATGTTTCGTTATTCTAAattgttgttttatttattaaaatgtatgAGTAGATGCATGGAATAATTTGGATTCTACAGAAGACTGGGACAATGAAGAATATACAGGTTCATTGGCAGATACAAAAGTTTTTACACCAAGTACTTCCATAGCAGAAGCTCCATCCTCTATAGAAGAACCAAAAACTCAAGATCTGCAATCAGTGCAGTCTAATCAGAATGTAAATTTGTCGTTACTGCAACAGGAAGTACGTAATTGGAAAATATCGTTTAATACattaatatttgttaaatatacatataattttaatattttttttttttacctataTTGAAGGAATTACCAAAATTATCGGAAATACCTCCAATACAACAACAGACTTTAATTCAACaatctcaacaacaacaacctgTACTGAATTTACCAACGATGCAGCTTTCACAGCAACCAAATGCTATCAGTGGTGGAGTATTAACAGCTGCACAGACTCAATATTTAACACAACTTACCCAACAAACGAGTGAAAATTTAAAAGCTGCTGGACAAACAACATTTTCATCGTCGATATCCAACCaggtaatttaatatattttaagtaGATTTAGTttatagaattatttttatctttaaatgctttttaaatatattagccTCAAAGACAGACGAAACAACGTCCACGAGTACCACCGCCCTCAAAAATCCCATCTAGTGCTGTAGAAATGCCAGGTGATGCTGTAAATAGCGGCATTGGATTTCTAGATGTACAATTTGGTGCACTAGAGTTTGGTAGTGATTCAAGCTCTCTTGATGGTTCtgcaaatgaaaaattcaattcagcTAGTAGTACAATTCCTGGTGTAGATGTGTCTTCTGCCACGAATGTTATAAACACTGCCAATACAAATAAGTCTCTGGACATCGAAACAACACAAACGTCAACAATACCTTTCAGTACTACTTCTCAAACTGTAAGTAACTTAGTATTTCACTTGCATATTAATGAAAGTATTTACtagttttcatttctttctaattattgaataataattgttttcagTTATCAAATAGTGACAATTTACCAGTGTCAAGTGAACATTCGATAAACGCTCAAAGCTTTTCTGCTCGCGGTAGCAATACTGGACAAACTTTAGACATAACAAAACAAGATTTTACCTCGCAAGTCTCACCAGGAAATGCACCAACATATGGTACAACAACTTACCAGTCTCAAAAGTCATCATTTCAAGCACCTGCTGCAACGCCAAGCACTTATAATGCATATTCTACAAATGCTCAATCGGCTCAATCATCCTTCCAAACAGCATCAGGCACTAGTACCAACAGCTACTCTGCAACTGCGACAGTTTCGCAAGCAAGTTATAATTCTTCATCATCGTTTCCTCAATCTAATACATCAACCTTCAGTCAAGCTTCTCCTTCTGCGCCTGTATCTGCAACGTCAGGTTATAATCAACCAACAACTAGTAATCAGGTAATTCTTATATAGTTATACTGAAatagtaattatataaaataatgttttcaTTATATGTATAGGTTTATCAATCTGCGAGCGGGTATGTACCTGCCACAACATCACAATACCAAGCACAGTCTGTAGCCACAAATACTGTATCAAACAGTGGTACAGGATATCAAACAAGTGGTTACCAGGGATCAGCTTCATTTCAATCGACGCCACAAGCTTACCAACCATCTGCTACATTTACTTCACCTATTACACAAACTTCTGGAGCTTACCAAAGCGCAGCACAATCTGTAAGTACCTTGTTTTGgtgtaatttcaaatattgtatGCATGAAATTACAAAACTGCATTTGTAGGTATATCCTAGTGCATACGGCACATACGCCACTCAACCACAAACGGCATCTCATAATCATAAATTAAACAGTAATACGACAAAAGATTCTCAATACGATAGTAACACGACGACATCCAATAGTTCTCTTGCAACTACTACGGCACCTACATTAGGTCTTAGCTCTGCCTCCGTAAATAGTTCGCAAACTAAAGTAACTAATTCTAATGGTGAGTAGAATTTATATCTTAATAGTTAAAGTTACTTAAATCGATTGAATGAAAGTGATAAATGTAATATGATTTTGATTTAGCGGTACCAAAAAGTACATCAAGTGGTGTAGTAACAGGTAGTAGTGGAACTGGAAATATGACGAGTGGTGGTGCAGCTGGCAATATGACGCCAATGCTAAGTCATCAATATATTATGGGTCAAGGTGTACCTTATGCGTTTCAACAACCAATGTACAGTTATGAAGAATTGCAGCTTATGCAACAAAGATTACCACACATGGTCAGTTATTATTTGATCGGTCAATTTATGCAACAGATTCAAGTACAAGTTATTCTTCTTCTAATTTTTAAAGTAATTTGTACTTGATTCAATTAAAATGCTTCTTTAGAGTAacgtacactttaaaaaaagtacattgatttattttacataACTTAATTCAAGTTATatatttattgtttaaaaaaataatattaatatttttacttcaAAAAGAAAGATGATGTTTCGGGTGTACTACTCTGGAGCGTGCTATTCTATTTTTGTTAAGATTACCTAGTAAGAAGAATGCTAAagtattcatttctttaatgctTGGTAGCTGTtcgttatttcaatttttttgttttgtttttctttgtttttaagGAATTATAAATTTCCTATTCACGCCCTCGTGATGTCACAAGAAATTTAGTGTATTAAATCATAGTGAGATGTATCACATCAAATAAATGATTGGAAAGGTTTTGATTTTTAAAACTCTATTTTGTAGAGAAGTAATGTCTATGATCAATTTGGGAGAGGTACATATTTACAAAGTTTAGTTGGTTTGGAAGTCAGACTTTCATTAATGATATTAAATACCGTTTTGATCGCAGACTCACTGTAGTTCATacatctttcttccttttcttctaaTTGATTTCATTTGCTCCTATCTAATGTCTCGTATTTAAAACTGTATGAAAATACATAATGTTGCAATTTCCAAGTGGTTAAGTTGTACTTTGTTTTGCACACTTTCTTGGAGAATGCGTGCTTtgtttgtatattattattattattgttatcatcatcatcatcatcatcattattattattatcattatcatcgtcataatttttttttttattttattattgttcaaTTAGCATTATCAAAAAGCAGCCGAAAAGAGGTGAAAAATTTACAAGTTTATGCTAAAATAGTaatgatcatttttttttgtccCCTTTTTTAATttagagaaattaaaaaaaaaaagacaggtACAACTCAAACCGCATGTTATCTACCTTAAACCCAGTACGCGTAGAATTAGTTATTAGTTAGCCTTCTTGTATTTGGAGTACACAGTGTATGCATGTAGTTTTGTGTTTGGCCTTCCTGACTAACCTGCAGCCAACTACTGGTTACTATGACGCGGCCTTGGGCTATCAGACAACCGGCCCTGCTACCAGTCTCGGTGGAGGACGAGGAGATGCACTTTCCGGTGTACAAGGTGTCCAAGGAGTACAGGGTGTACAGGGAGCCTATACCAGTATTAGTGATGCCAGGTTCGCCAGGAACGACAGCAATGCATCTCCAGTTCCGTCTACTATGTCGCAACAGGTTAGGTTTAAGCACTTAGTAGATTTGACAATCAGCTTAACAGTGTTGTTGCAATACTTGGACATTATTTTGATACCCTTGATCAAGTCATACATTTTCATCAgattcaaataattttttatttacattatttgcaGACTGCTACACAGCATCAGCAACCAATGATTAATCCTACACTTCCTCCAACATACGCATACTTTGCATATGGTGGTGGAATAATGCCAGGTAGTTTTCAATATGGAACTCCTACTGCTATTTATCCTGTAagttaattgaattttgtatttcgttttaaaaatttgcATTTCGTTTATCAATATAATTTATCATAGCAGATAGCTACAGCTGGTAATGCGGGTACGAATAGCGGTGCATATAGTGCTAAACCTGGAAGTTATGGATCTGGTTATGGTGCTGGTGCAAGTTACGATGCCTTAGCATCTGCCGGTCCCTCTGCAGAATACAAAGGTGCAGGGAGCAGTTATAACAGTACACAAACTGGTAAAACAGGAACATCTACTGGAAATACTAATACTGGTGGATCATCTGCAACTGACATAAGCGCGACTATGTATGCAAAGAGTCATGTAGCGCTTAGTAAAGTAAACGTAAGTATTCTTATAAAATCGATCATAGTAACAATCTATAATATATTCTAGTAAaaggtaataatatttttatattattttagtcCTATGACAAACAAACTTTTCACTCAGCAACTCCTCCACCATTTGGTCTTACTGGCAGTCAAAACGCTGGTTTGCCTGGTGCATATGGCACACCGCATTTGTTTATCCCAACTATGCCCCATCAATTGCATCAGCCACATCATCAAGATGGTAGTAGCAGCACAGGCCAAAGGTCCAATACAAGTTCCCAAAACAAAGCCCAAACAAAACCAGGATACAGTCCTAGTTATTGGGCTGGAAGCAATTAAAAAATCTTGGACTACGTAAGAAAAAATAGAGGAAAGAACACCATTTTAGACAAAATATAACTTCGCCATTGTGTTACACGGTGGTGTGGGATATGGACATTGACACAAATGACATAAAGAACACAAGACAAGACGTTTATTGGTGAAACTAAATGATTCTGGTACGACACGAGTTAATGTAAAATGAAAGATGAATCTTAAAATGTGGAAGGATTAAGCAATTTTTACTGGTTTTTATGTTCAAtagagcgaaatatttcttttcgcaTAAATCTCATGCAACAGTTAGtttaaaaagttatattttttcttctaatGAATCTTAttgatttctttatttttatattatttgggAATATTATgttgaattataaaaatataacccTACTTATAATTTCATATAATTCTTTAAACACATTAGAAAGTTTTTGGTGTGTATAATGCAGTATATATGTTTCTGTGAAATATCACGTATTTTTCTTAAAACAaagtaaaatacacataaagaaaaaaaaaacagtcatATGTAGCATGAAAAATTGCATAGTTCTTCCAAATGTGAGGCGCGCTCGTGCCAAATAAACTTATAACGTTTGTAACGTGTAAAACCGTGAAACGTATGATCGTACATATTTGTCAAGATGATGAAGACAAGCAGAATTTATGTGGTATGTTGAAACACTAAAAAATCAAGATTTGTGAGTAGCATAATTCTCGTGTGAAATACTGGAAAGATGATCTAGAAGAGTAATTGACTGTTAAATCTACTCCCGATCTCCTATCTGTATACTACTGTGCAATTGCGAATATACTGCATCGACTGCAAAGGGTGATAGTTTTTTTGTATAATGTAGGCATCTCGGCTCACTAACATCTAAAGTGCTTCTTTACATGAAAACAAAGCACCCCGTTCGTGATGAAACGTAAAACTATACTATTGTAAATTACGATAATTGTATGTATTTAACCATGGAACTTCAGGTATATAAAGTTATAATCATCATAATGTTGTCACTTTTGGTATTTAAAACGAGTGTATATTTGCACTAGTTTCGCATTCTTGCGCGCACCCacatatacgtatatttgaTTTGGTCGCTTTACATTTTTTTAGTTACCAGAATTTAtcaacgttatattttattaacaaaaaGCTATTA includes these proteins:
- the Pcid2 gene encoding PCI domain-containing protein 2, producing the protein MDLYIIQVRRMWLNQDGDSLADLLSLRHSHVSIPQIVSETTMTKVMEHLYAPLDDLVLYHLKTIVAMNKDDPLAMYIYQSSAVQSLTKILQMQKEENWMLPVMNVMCLELRLLAVCAENTKSNKSMKPGEILEKCADCLMGCFRVCACDNRSSEDDTKRWGMLTLVNQLLKIYFRINKLHLCKPLIRAIESSPYKAHFALAQQITYKFFVGRKAMFDSDYKAADEYLTYAFEHCHKQSSKNKRLILTYLVPVKMLLGYMPKHSLLQKYNLMEFWELMEAVKKGDLRNLEKVMEKHESFFIGAGIYLIVEKLKIIAYRNLFKKVYLVLNIHQIPVQSLFLALQMHKIDDVDMDEVECIVANLIYEGKIKGYISHQHKKLVISKQNPFPRLSTIP